The segment GCGCCGATGCGCGGTGCTCAAGCACATCGACAAGCTTCCATTCGCGCAGAACCAGCCTCATTTCGTCAGCGGCAAAGCGCGGCGGACCGTCGCCAAGCAGCGCCTTCTGGCGGATTCGCCGAATGCCCGGGAAAACAATGCCGCTTTCCTCGACCAAGGCGTATCTCGTCTCTAGTGGCGTGCAGCAGCCGTGCTGAGTACTCGCGACCGATAATTCGAGATACTGCAGGGGATTTAACTCGGCGGCCACCGGCATCTGTACGCCTCCGCTGAGGTCGCCCAGGAACAACCAAGTGTGTACCCGCTCGTGGGCATCGCCTCGACTTGAATCAAGCAGGAGACCAATTCGGCGAGACCGATGCTGAAACACGGTCCCGATTCTTAGTGGCGCGCTGATCGAATCGCCCAGACGGAATTGCGCCGCGAGGATCGAAGCATCGAGGCTTCCGCCCGATACCAGCGGGCGCGGCGACTGTAAGAGGAGCACCCCGGAGCGCACGAGCTTCCTGCGCAGCGATCGCATATCCCCGCGATCCGTCAGGTCGCGCATCGCCCCTCTCGAATCGGCCGGCTCATTTTCACGAACTTCTCCGACGAAGTACGCGGTGTCGATCCGATTGGTCCGCAAGAGGTACTGCCCTCGGGCGACCTCGGGTAGGATCCCGGTGCTGTCCGTCTGTCCGTTGACATGATAAGCCACCCGCAGTCGGATGGAGTCTTCAAGGCTGACGGAATCAATGACCCACGCGTCCCGCACCGCGCGAAGAGCGCCCGGGTCACCGCCACGCCCCAGCGTCAACAGCAACGTGAACACCCGAAAAAGCAATAGCAGAACGACAGCGCTTCGCGCCCACACAACACTCGGGCGCCGCAGGTAAACCCAGCCGACGATTGCAACCGGAGCGAGCAGACTGATCCGATACAGCGCAGTGAGCACCGCCGGATTCAGCGGCGCCCGCACGCCAACCGAAAACCCGAAGGCGGCGTTGTATAACAGCAGACTACTGAGTCCCGTGAACAGCATGACGACGAGTGTGCCTACAACGATTCCGCGAATGCTGCGGGAGACGGCCCCGACCGCCATCGCAACGAGCAGCCAACTCAGGACCATCTGCGCGCTCAGCACGAGATCGCCGAAGGCCCGTTCGATCGGCACGCCTCCGCGCACCTGCACCACCCATTGCATAGCAAGCGGTACACCAAAGAAGCACACCAGCGCCGCAATCAATTTTGCCAGAAATAGGCTCGCGGCGTCGATTGGCCTGCCCACCCAATGCGCCGTCGCATCCAGCGGAGCGTCGCTGACCATCAGAACGGCAACGGCCACACCGGCGACGACCAGCACGAAGACCGGAATCACGGCGACTCCGGTGCCCCATACGTCGAACGCGGCGGCGCTTGCTGCGAGCACGGACAGCGCTCCAATGGCCGCGAGCCACCAAATGGCCCGTTTGAGTTCCCACCGCAGTAGGTGAAGCACGTGCCCAGGCGACGTCACGGGAAGCGCCCTAGCTGGGTCGCAGGTGCAAACGTCGCGCGCACCTGAGCGCGTTGGGGCGCCGACAGTCGAAACACCTCGAGACTATCGACCGATCGGGCGGCAAGCGGCGGAGGGGTAAAGCTGAGAGTCTCCACACGCTTGTACAATCCCGGAAGGATCATGGCGCTGTACATGGAATTGGATCCATTCATGGATACCGCCTCTGCGTTCGCGCGTCCGTTCCTCCACAAGCGCGTCGCGTAATGTCCAAAGAAGAGAGGATCTTCTGACGATTCGTCGATCGGCGGAGCGGCTCCGATCGACGTGCGTACCAGTCCCCATTCCAGACGCCCCTCTGCGAGCTGCTGCTCAACGTGCCACTGCACTGGCCCACGGCTTGGCGCGGCACCGGCCCGCAAGGAGAGCCTCCCTTCGGGTGTGGCGGAGAACGTCGCGACTGTTCCGCTCAGTGAGAGCTTCTGGACTCTCGAGAGCGCGGTATCAACGGTCGCCACGACGAGAACACCCGTCGCGTGGCGCACGCCAGCGGCGTCAGGTGCCGAAAAGAACAGATCACGAGTCGTCGACGCACCACTTCCGGAGCTCGACATCCCGTTCATTCGAAACTCCACACGCCCTGCTCCCGACGCATCCGTGATTGAGATGGAATCAGCCGAGTGACGTGACGGCACGACTCGCGCCCCGGACACCTGATTTGCCCCGACCAGATTGAATACCGTGCTGAGGCCCTCGGTGCGCACGAACAGATTCGAGAGCCGAACACCATCAGCGCGACCGACGGTGGAAAGATGAAACGCGACGCGCAATACGTGCGGCTGTTCGAACGAAACCGAATCGATGGTCATCGGGAGCGAGTCGCGAATGATGGCACTTCTAGCGCTTCTGCTCATGCCGGGGCGGTACAGCTGTGACTTCGTGCTCACCAGACTTTCGAGCACTGTCACACACAGCATCGCCGTCGCCGCCGCCCGAGGTGACCACTTCCAGCGATAGAGCGCCGCAACAATGATCGTCAGCGCAAGCGAGGCGACCCACGGGACCTCAGGGTTGCTCCACCAAGCGGAGCTGTGCAGCGCCCAACTGGCAAGTGCATTGACCAGCAGCGACGCCAACCAAACGGCTCCACACGCGACCAGACTGGTCGTCGCCGCGCCCCAACACAGCCAGCCGAACACGAGCGCACCGACTCCAACCACGATTCCGCCGAGGTGTGCGAGGCGCACGGGCATCGGCTCCTGGAACTGCGATAGCGGCCCAACAGCGAGAACCAAGGACGGGACGCCAATCGCGAGCGTCAGCACCATCATCTTGCTGACCGGCACGGCCCACCAGCGAATGGGCCGTCCACGGTAGAACGCGTCTGGTGACAGCGGCGCATCGCCTTGCACGGTCACAATCACCGAGAGCGGAATAAGTAGCCCTCCGAGCGCCGTGATCCAAAAGGTTGGATCAGTGGTCCACGTGCGCATCGAGACGCCCGTCTGGACGGCAAGCAGCACGCTCACACTCACGATCCACCACCGCATCCGTACCAGATCCCACTTCGCCAGGTGCCAGACCATGCGCCACGCGTTCATGCGCCCGCCTGCACCGCGAGATACAGCTCTTTCAGCGTCAGCGGTCGTGCGGGCTGCTCCAGGACTGCGCCAGCGAACAGGTCCGGTGTCAGCCTTTCACTGGCCGGCACCACCGCCATCAATCGCTGCCCCGCCCGCTCCACCTGCTTCCACGAATCCGGCACGCGCACGTCGCTCGCCGCCCCATTCAACGTGAACTCCACGCGCCGGTACATCTCCCGCAACTGCTCCACCGGCCCTTCCAGCTGCAGCTTCGCCCCCTTCAGGAACCCCGCGTAGTCCACCACCGTGTCCACCTCGGCGATGTCATGCGTGCTCATGAGCACACTCCACCCCTCGTCGCCGGCGACATCGAGCAGGCCTCGCACCAGCTCGTCCTTCACCGCGACGTCCATGCCGGTGAAGGGCTCGTCCATCAGCAACACCTTGGGACGCGGCGCGAGCGCGCAGAGCAGCGCCGCCTTCATGCGCTGCCCGCGCGACATCTTGCCGAGCTTCTGCTTGGGGTCGAGATCGAAGCGCTCACGCAGCGATGCCGCGAGCGCCGTGTCCCACGTGGGATAGAGCGGCGCGCAGTACGCCTCGAGCTGCTCCTCACGCATCCAGTCGGGGAGCTGCTGCCCTTCGGCCACGTAAGCGATCTGCTGCCGCTGCGCGAGCGTGAGCTTGCTTACGGGTGTGCCAAAGATCTCCACCGACCCGGCACGCGCGCGCTCCACACCAATCAGCAGCCGCAGCAGCGTGGTCTTGCCGGCGCCGTTTGCGCCGAGCAGCACATACATCGCCCCCTCGGGGACGGTGAGGTCGAGCTGGTCGAGCACCACCTTGCGCCCGTAGCGATGCGAAACGCCGCGCAACGCAATCGCGGCGCGCACTGACTCATTGGCCATGCGTCACTCCAGTTCGTCCGCATCATCCGATGCGGCCCGTGAAGACGTGGATCCGCCGGACAACTCCGCCCAGCGTGCCGACACCGCATCCAGGACATCCTGCTCACGCACGCCCAGTCGGCGCGCTTCCACTACCAACTGCTCCACCTGCGTGCTGAGCAGCGCGCGCCGCTCGGCTCGCGACGACCGGGCGGCTTCCGCCACGACCGTGCCAACCCCGGGGAGCACCTGCAGCACCCCGTTGCGCACCAGCTCCTGCACCACCTTGTGGGCGGTGTTGGGATTGATCTTGAGCGCCTGACTCAGCTCCCGCACCGACGGAAAGGGCGCCCCCGGCGGCATGACGCCACTGACGACCGCCTTGGTGGCCGCGTAGACGACCTGCCGGTAGGGCGATTCGCCCGGAACGAGGGTGACCGGAAAGGGGAGCACGAGTGTACTATCTGTCCTAGTACACTAAAACGCAAGCACGGCGACCGAACCGCCCCCCGCAGCGCCGACCGCGGCCATCTCGTAGACTCCGGCGTCCCTCCTTTCCCCCGGAGTTTTCATGACCCTCCGTCTGCATCTGACGCTGACCGCCTCCGCGCTCTGCGTCCTCTCCGCGTCCTCCGCGCCCCTCGCGGCGCAAGGCGCCGCCCCGCGCCCCATCACCGCCGCCGACATCTCGGCCTGGAAGAACATTCGCAGCCAGCAGCTCTCGAACGACGGCAGCTGGTTCGCCTACATCCAGGCGCCCAATGAAGGCGACGCCGAAGTGATCGTGCGCCAGACCACGGCCGCCGGCACCGTGCGCCGTTACCCCATCGGCGAGGCGCCCGCCGCCGGTGGTGGCCCGGGCGGTGGCGGTGGTGGTGGGCTGATCCTGTCCGGCGACGGCAAGTGGGTCGCCATGCTGGTCTATCCCAAGAGCGCCGAGCAGAAGCGGATGCGGCAGCAGCGCCGCCCCGTGCAGAGCAAGGCGCTGGTGGTGAACCTCGCCACCGGAGAGCAGCGCGAGTTCGAGCGGGTGCGTCGCATCGCCTTCGGCGGCGAGAGCCCCAAGTTCCTCGGCCTGCAGCTCTATGGCGCTGACGCCCCCGGTGGTGGTGGCGGCGGCGGTGGTGCTGGCGGCCCGCAGCCCGGTGCGCCGGGGATGGGCGGCAATCCGCTCGGCGGTGGCGGCGGCCGCGTGGATGGCACCGACATGCTCCTCTACGAGCTCGGCACGTCCAATGTGTTCAATGTCGGCAACGTCGCCGACTTCGCGTTCGACGAAAAGGGTCGCTGGCTCGCGTACGCGATCGATGCGCGCGAGATGGCCGGCAACGGCGTGCAGTTGCGTGACCTCGCCAACGGCACGGTGAAGGTGATCGACGCCAGCAAGGCGCTCTACCGTCGCCTCGCGTGGAGCGATTCGCTCGATGCGTTCGCGTTCCTCAAGGGCACCGCCGATAGCGCCGGCACCGACACCACGTGGGCCGCAATTGGCGTCAGCAAGGTCGCCACGCCGGCGATGCAGCAGGTGCAGGTCGGACTCGGTGGCAAGGCCACGCTTCCCACCGGGATGGAAGTCAGCCCCGACCGCGCGCCGCGGTGGATGGAGTCGCTCGATGGCCTGGTGATTGGCCTGCGCGTCGCCACGCCGCCAGTGCCGAAGAGCGAACTGCTCGAAGACGACGAAAAGC is part of the Gemmatimonadaceae bacterium genome and harbors:
- a CDS encoding GntR family transcriptional regulator; the encoded protein is MLPFPVTLVPGESPYRQVVYAATKAVVSGVMPPGAPFPSVRELSQALKINPNTAHKVVQELVRNGVLQVLPGVGTVVAEAARSSRAERRALLSTQVEQLVVEARRLGVREQDVLDAVSARWAELSGGSTSSRAASDDADELE
- a CDS encoding ABC transporter ATP-binding protein, producing the protein MANESVRAAIALRGVSHRYGRKVVLDQLDLTVPEGAMYVLLGANGAGKTTLLRLLIGVERARAGSVEIFGTPVSKLTLAQRQQIAYVAEGQQLPDWMREEQLEAYCAPLYPTWDTALAASLRERFDLDPKQKLGKMSRGQRMKAALLCALAPRPKVLLMDEPFTGMDVAVKDELVRGLLDVAGDEGWSVLMSTHDIAEVDTVVDYAGFLKGAKLQLEGPVEQLREMYRRVEFTLNGAASDVRVPDSWKQVERAGQRLMAVVPASERLTPDLFAGAVLEQPARPLTLKELYLAVQAGA